In Pedobacter heparinus DSM 2366, the following are encoded in one genomic region:
- a CDS encoding thioredoxin family protein, protein MDFQQYQDYFQEILSDPNAAAPYNNIDYLDYTKLNWTRQQRWLKTGVVDAVLAETIAAIRNARQWIVITEPWCGDAAHTVPFIHKLTQLNNLISVSYQLRDSEPFLIEQYLTNGSKAIPKLIIRDEAGNDLLTWGPRPLECQAIYNNLTAAHADFGTIKTELQKWYNQDKGKSFQRELLEVLGKVTG, encoded by the coding sequence ATGGACTTTCAACAATATCAGGATTATTTTCAGGAGATTTTATCAGATCCAAACGCCGCTGCACCCTACAACAATATAGACTATCTGGATTATACCAAATTGAACTGGACACGCCAGCAACGCTGGTTAAAGACAGGAGTAGTGGATGCTGTTCTGGCAGAAACGATAGCTGCCATAAGGAATGCCCGGCAATGGATTGTTATTACTGAACCTTGGTGCGGGGACGCCGCTCATACAGTTCCGTTTATTCATAAACTAACACAACTCAACAATTTAATCAGTGTTTCTTATCAGTTGAGAGATAGTGAACCTTTCTTAATTGAGCAATACCTGACAAATGGTAGTAAGGCCATTCCTAAACTGATCATCAGGGACGAAGCGGGAAATGATTTGCTGACCTGGGGTCCAAGACCCCTGGAGTGCCAGGCTATATACAATAATTTAACAGCAGCGCATGCCGATTTTGGAACGATTAAAACAGAACTCCAAAAGTGGTACAACCAGGATAAAGGTAAAAGTTTTCAGCGGGAATTGCTGGAGGTTCTGGGTAAGGTAACCGGATAA